A part of Legionella sainthelensi genomic DNA contains:
- a CDS encoding LTA synthase family protein — MHTNDKNKNPLFVRFIRYQARIWSYVFIGITIFMVSRTFMLAYFFDSHATHLIKDILTLYGLGLAYDLQAITFIFSPLVVLGLFLIVFNQTRLFSIYNLLGAFFLLSIALICVVNFFYYQYFSTQIGMNFFHILLGQADATFAYIFESYPVEWFILGGGLLLILMLGLLRAVEKNIQKINWNPRWFVKLTCIMLSIFLYISAMRCSFGGYSLYHNGFPVIASSSLVNQLVENGAAALYDAYKEIATARSIWTSITLQEALNAYNKYFNKNIQSEEFGVQHLYSQTSTKQFSKDHPKPNVVFVQMESFGRHLLLYSNTQNDMVGRLGRYFSQDFLFNNFLSSGNATYESLGYLTFNTPRPELLSTQCSNMLSSSVAKPFKMAGYKTVFLTSGSAHWANTDHFLSTQGFDQIIGLETILEHYPKAERSPWGVYDEYTFAYAYHLLNDTNENHQPIFIYINTVTNHPPYSIPTHYQSYPITLPDTLLQMVTTPFEELIQAAQTYQYANDSLGHFLDKIDHSHWGWKTIIGASGDHNQRELMFHYKDYTTLGIRFEVPFFLHVPPVYQNNIQYDPERIGSHKDIFPTLYELALSDIPYLKLGNNLLSPDNPGFEFGYNVSAFLFPEGIIVSEENKHRFYPWMDKSKILVREGLELSPSQKEQLNKVRQYELLLSWQLNESAKLAKCT, encoded by the coding sequence ATGCACACAAATGATAAAAATAAGAACCCATTGTTTGTACGTTTTATTAGATATCAAGCCCGTATTTGGTCTTATGTCTTTATAGGGATCACCATTTTTATGGTATCTCGTACCTTTATGCTGGCTTATTTTTTTGACTCTCACGCAACCCATTTAATCAAAGATATTCTCACTTTATATGGACTTGGACTGGCTTACGATTTACAGGCAATCACGTTTATATTCTCTCCATTAGTGGTATTAGGCTTGTTTTTGATTGTTTTTAATCAAACTCGGCTTTTTAGTATCTATAATTTACTCGGGGCGTTTTTTCTTTTGTCTATTGCACTTATTTGTGTAGTTAACTTCTTCTATTATCAATACTTTAGCACACAAATAGGGATGAATTTTTTTCATATTCTGTTGGGTCAAGCAGATGCAACCTTTGCTTATATTTTTGAGAGTTATCCTGTTGAGTGGTTTATTTTAGGAGGTGGGCTACTTCTCATTTTAATGCTGGGTTTATTGAGAGCTGTAGAAAAAAATATCCAAAAAATAAACTGGAATCCACGATGGTTTGTCAAATTGACTTGCATCATGCTCTCTATTTTTTTATATATTTCTGCGATGCGTTGTTCCTTTGGCGGATACAGTTTATATCATAATGGGTTTCCAGTAATTGCTTCTTCATCACTGGTGAATCAATTAGTAGAAAATGGTGCTGCTGCTTTGTATGATGCTTATAAGGAAATAGCTACTGCACGGTCGATTTGGACCTCTATTACTCTGCAAGAAGCACTTAACGCATATAACAAATACTTTAATAAAAACATACAATCAGAAGAATTTGGAGTACAACACTTATATTCCCAGACCTCAACGAAGCAGTTTTCTAAGGACCATCCAAAACCTAATGTTGTATTTGTGCAGATGGAAAGTTTTGGGAGACATTTATTACTCTACTCGAATACTCAAAATGACATGGTGGGGAGATTGGGGAGGTACTTTAGCCAAGATTTTTTGTTTAATAATTTTCTCTCTAGTGGAAATGCTACTTATGAATCTTTAGGTTATTTAACATTTAATACGCCACGTCCCGAATTATTAAGTACACAATGTTCTAATATGCTCTCTTCATCTGTAGCAAAACCCTTTAAGATGGCAGGATATAAAACTGTTTTTCTAACTTCAGGCTCAGCACATTGGGCTAACACGGATCATTTTTTATCTACCCAAGGGTTTGATCAAATAATTGGCTTAGAGACGATTTTAGAACACTACCCTAAGGCAGAAAGATCACCTTGGGGGGTTTATGATGAATATACTTTTGCTTATGCGTATCATTTATTAAATGACACGAATGAAAATCATCAACCTATTTTTATTTATATCAATACAGTGACCAATCACCCACCATATAGCATCCCGACTCATTATCAATCTTATCCTATAACGCTACCTGATACACTTTTGCAAATGGTAACCACACCGTTTGAGGAGCTTATTCAAGCAGCGCAGACCTATCAATATGCCAATGATTCTTTAGGTCATTTTCTAGATAAAATAGACCATAGTCATTGGGGTTGGAAAACTATCATTGGCGCTTCAGGAGATCATAATCAAAGGGAATTGATGTTTCACTATAAAGATTATACAACCTTAGGCATAAGATTTGAGGTTCCATTCTTTTTACATGTACCGCCTGTATATCAAAATAACATTCAGTATGATCCAGAACGTATTGGTTCTCATAAAGATATTTTTCCAACCTTATATGAGCTTGCACTATCAGATATACCCTATCTTAAATTAGGGAATAATTTATTATCCCCTGATAATCCAGGCTTTGAGTTTGGATATAATGTGTCTGCTTTTCTTTTCCCTGAGGGAATTATCGTTTCAGAGGAAAATAAACATCGTTTTTACCCTTGGATGGATAAATCAAAAATATTAGTTCGGGAAGGTCTGGAGTTAAGCCCATCGCAAAAAGAACAACTTAACAAGGTGAGGCAATATGAATTGTTGCTCTCTTGGCAACTCAATGAGTCTGCTAAATTGGCTAAATGTACTTAA